From the Mangifera indica cultivar Alphonso chromosome 10, CATAS_Mindica_2.1, whole genome shotgun sequence genome, one window contains:
- the LOC123227842 gene encoding uncharacterized protein At5g39865-like, which yields MWPEWLRSPTASPSRVHPRSKSFSCSSFKDIPSILKEPESEPRSPKSPSVFHRVRISTSVLRSWANKNSIPSSNPSFRPPHKGIIIFFTSLRVVRKTYEDCRTVRSILRAYRVPIDERDLSMDSKFLDELQGIMGCNAQNLTLPKVFIGGRHIGGAEEIKRLNESGDLKHIINKLQLVGPTFCDQCVGIRFVLCEECNGSHKIYVEKCGFRTCKSCNINGLIMCPSCCPVLR from the coding sequence atGTGGCCAGAGTGGTTAAGATCGCCCACTGCTTCACCAAGTAGGGTTCATCCTAGATCAAAATCTTTCTCTTGTTCTTCTTTCAAGGACATTCCATCCATTCTCAAAGAACCCGAGTCTGAACCTAGATCCCCCAAGTCTCCATCCGTTTTTCACCGGGTTCGGATCTCCACTTCGGTCCTCCGTTCATGGGCCAATAAAAATTCAATCCCGTCATCTAATCCATCCTTTAGACCACCTCATAAAGGCATCATAATTTTCTTCACCAGCCTCCGTGTTGTTCGCAAAACTTATGAAGACTGCAGGACCGTCAGATCAATCCTCCGCGCGTACCGTGTACCCATTGACGAGCGAGATTTGTCCATGGATAGTAAATTTTTAGATGAGTTGCAGGGAATCATGGGCTGTAATGCTCAAAATTTAACTCTACCTAAAGTGTTTATAGGCGGGAGACACATCGGTGGGGCCGAGGAGATCAAACGGCTCAATGAGAGCGGTGATCTGAAGCATATCATCAATAAGCTACAATTAGTGGGGCCTACGTTTTGTGATCAATGCGTGGGAATAAGATTTGTTCTATGTGAAGAGTGTAATGGGAGCCACAAGATCTACGTAGAAAAATGTGGGTTCAGAACCTGTAAATCTTGCAACATCAACGGTTTGATTATGTGCCCCTCTTGCTGCCCGGTGCTCCGCTGA
- the LOC123227210 gene encoding non-classical arabinogalactan protein 30 — protein MASNNFRIIVSSLLLLSLVFPSMAGNENTPAVGKTVDVVVEGMVYCQSCKHYGTWSLSEAEPIASAKVSVVCKNEKDQVSYYKAFQTNDNGYFYAQLAGFKMNNYLVEHPLQSCTVKLVSSPLENCSLLSNVNYGMYGAPLQYEGKRLFGKSYEAVIYAAGPLAFRPSNCPTRA, from the coding sequence ATGGCAAGCAACAATTTCAGAATCATTGTCTCATCGCTCTTGCTCTTGTCATTGGTCTTTCCTTCCATGGCTGGTAATGAAAATACACCAGCAGTTGGGAAGACAGTTGATGTAGTTGTTGAAGGCATGGTGTATTGCCAGAGCTGTAAGCATTATGGAACATGGTCTTTGTCAGAGGCTGAGCCGATTGCTTCAGCAAAAGTTAGTGTTGTCTGCAAAAACGAAAAGGATCAAGTCAGCTACTACAAAGCTTTTCAAACGAATGACAATGGCTACTTCTACGCACAACTTGCAGGATTCAAGATGAACAACTATTTGGTGGAGCATCCCCTTCAATCATGCACTGTTAAGCTTGTGTCATCTCCTCTTGAAAATTGCAGCCTCCTATCCAATGTTAACTATGGAATGTACGGCGCCCCACTCCAATATGAAGGGAAGAGATTGTTCGGAAAGAGTTATGAGGCTGTGATCTATGCTGCAGGCCCCTTGGCTTTCCGTCCATCAAATTGCCCTACCAGAGCTTAA
- the LOC123228358 gene encoding probable inactive receptor-like protein kinase At3g56050 isoform X1, producing the protein MEWNWKLGGLQVLFIILVSRSLCLCWSLNDEGLALLRLRERVVSDPFDALKNWKSSDTENDPCSWFGVGCYEGKVVILNLKDLCLEGSLAPELRRLTHIKSIILRNNSFSGIIPEGFGELKELEVLDLGYNNFSGPLPSDLGINESLTILCSLLDNNEILGGLSPEIYELQMISESQVDEALLSSAAKKGLSCGKRFITWNDVQNEVVVRRRLLQESPMVNLSGTAGESTPSPAQSPSDTSPPRASVAPPDSDTSNFPAPTPPLDPPPSPILNPSKSERSSSKSAILGGTIGGAVLLLILIIVIYLYRCNKVSTVRPWATGLSGQLQKAFVTGTYSFSGVPKLKRSELEAACEDFSNVIGSSPIGMVYKGTLSSGVEISVASVEVASAKDWSKNLEMQFRKKIDTLSKVNHKNFVNLIGYCEEEETFTRMMVFEYAPNGTLFEHLHVRESEHLNWGMRMRIAMGMAHCLEYMHQLNLPIAHNNLNSPAVHLTEDYAAKLSDLSFRNEISASEMKTAGTELSDTPSASLESNVYSFGVLLFEMMTGRMPYTVNDGCLEDWASDYLRGNQPLKRFVDPTLRTFDVEQLEKFGDLIKACVLPNLQLRPSMRDVTARLREITGITQDGAIPKLSPLWWAELEILSADAV; encoded by the exons ATGGAATGGAATTGGAAGCTTGGTGGATTACaagttttgtttattattttggtttctcgtagtttgtgtttgtgttgGTCGTTGAATGATGAAG GTTTGGCTTTGTTGAGATTAAGAGAAAGAGTTGTGAGTGATCCGTTTGATGCTTTAAAGAATTGGAAGAGTAGTGATACAGAGAATGATCCGTGTTCGTGGTTCGGCGTTGGGTGCTATGAAGGCAAAGTTGTCATTCT GAACTTGAAAGATCTTTGCCTGGAAGGATCTCTGGCGCCCGAGCTCAGAAGATTGACTCACATAAAGTCTAT TATTTTGCGCAACAACTCTTTCAGTGGAATTATTCCTGAAGGATTTGGAGAGCTGAAGGAACTGGAGGTGTTGGATTTGGGCTACAATAACTTTAGTGGACCGCTTCCATCTGATCTTGGCATTAATGAGTCACTGACAATCCT TTGCAGTTTACTGGACAACAATGAAATTCTTGGTGGCCTATCTCCTGAAATATATGAACTTCAAATGATATCTGAATCCCAAGTAGATGAAGCACTTCTGTCTAGCGCTGCTAAAAAGGGATTGTCTTGCGGCAAAAGATTCATAACTTG GAATGATGTCCAAAATGAAGTTGTTGTTCGAAGGAGACTGCTGCAAGAGTCACCTATGGTCAATTTGAGTGGTACTGCCGGTGAATCTACGCCCTCTCCTGCACAATCTCCATCAGACACTTCTCCTCCACGTGCTTCTGTTGCCCCCCCAGATAGTGACACTAGCAATTTTCCTGCTCCAACTCCTCCTCTAGACCCACCTCCTTCACCGATTCTGAACCCCTCAAAATCAGAAAGGAGTTCTTCAAAGTCAGCAATACTGGGTGGAACTATTGGGGGCGCTGTATTGCTTCTCATTTTAATCATAGTCATATATCTCTATAGATGCAACAAGGTATCTACTGTCAGACCTTGGGCCACAGGATTGAGCGGACAGCTTCAGAAAGCATTTGTAACTGGTACCTATTCTTTCTCAG GTGTTCCTAAGCTTAAGAGATCTGAGCTTGAAGCAGCTTGTGAAGATTTCAGTAATGTAATTGGTTCTTCACCGATCGGTATGGTGTACAAAGGAACATTGTCCAGTGGAGTTGAAATATCTGTTGCCTCTGTTGAAGTAGCATCAGCCAAGGATTGGTCGAAGAATTTAGAAATGCAGTTTAGGAAGAAG ATTGACACTTTATCAAAAGTGAACCACAAGAATTTTGTCAACCTTATTGGGTATTGCGAGGAAGAGGAGACTTTCACTAGAATGATGGTGTTTGAATACGCTCCTAACGGAACTCTTTTTGAACATTTACATG TTAGAGAGTCAGAACACTTAAACTGGGGAATGCGTATGCGCATTGCAATGGGCATGGCTCACTGCCTAGAGTATATGCACCAGCTGAACCTGCCCATAGCTCACAACAACTTGAACTCTCCGGCTGTCCACCTCACCGAGGACTATGCAGCCAAATTGTCAGACTTAAGCTTCCGGAATGAGATATCTGCTTCTGAAATGAAAACAGCCGGCACAGAGCTTTCAGATACACCATCAGCAAGCCTAGAAAGTAATGTGTACAGCTTTGgtgtattattatttgaaatgatGACAGGAAGAATGCCATACACGGTGAACGATGGTTGTCTTGAAGACTGGGCTTCAGATTATTTGAGAGGGAATCAACCCCTTAAAAGATTTGTCGATCCAACTCTACGCACTTTTGATGTGGAGCAGCTGGAGAAATTCGGTGACTTGATAAAAGCTTGTGTCCTTCCCAACCTACAACTGAGACCATCAATGAGAGATGTCACTGCAAGACTCAGAGAGATTACTGGAATAACACAAGATGGAGCAATCCCCAAGCTTTCTCCTCTTTGGTGGGCGGAGCTTGAGATTTTGTCCGCAGATGCAGTCTAG
- the LOC123228358 gene encoding probable inactive receptor-like protein kinase At3g56050 isoform X4 gives MEWNWKLGGLQVLFIILVSRSLCLCWSLNDEGLALLRLRERVVSDPFDALKNWKSSDTENDPCSWFGVGCYEGKVVILNLKDLCLEGSLAPELRRLTHIKSIILRNNSFSGIIPEGFGELKELEVLDLGYNNFSGPLPSDLGINESLTILLLDNNEILGGLSPEIYELQMISESQVDEALLSSAAKKGLSCGKRFITWNDVQNEVVVRRRLLQESPMVNLSGTAGESTPSPAQSPSDTSPPRASVAPPDSDTSNFPAPTPPLDPPPSPILNPSKSERSSSKSAILGGTIGGAVLLLILIIVIYLYRCNKVSTVRPWATGLSGQLQKAFVTGVPKLKRSELEAACEDFSNVIGSSPIGMVYKGTLSSGVEISVASVEVASAKDWSKNLEMQFRKKIDTLSKVNHKNFVNLIGYCEEEETFTRMMVFEYAPNGTLFEHLHVRESEHLNWGMRMRIAMGMAHCLEYMHQLNLPIAHNNLNSPAVHLTEDYAAKLSDLSFRNEISASEMKTAGTELSDTPSASLESNVYSFGVLLFEMMTGRMPYTVNDGCLEDWASDYLRGNQPLKRFVDPTLRTFDVEQLEKFGDLIKACVLPNLQLRPSMRDVTARLREITGITQDGAIPKLSPLWWAELEILSADAV, from the exons ATGGAATGGAATTGGAAGCTTGGTGGATTACaagttttgtttattattttggtttctcgtagtttgtgtttgtgttgGTCGTTGAATGATGAAG GTTTGGCTTTGTTGAGATTAAGAGAAAGAGTTGTGAGTGATCCGTTTGATGCTTTAAAGAATTGGAAGAGTAGTGATACAGAGAATGATCCGTGTTCGTGGTTCGGCGTTGGGTGCTATGAAGGCAAAGTTGTCATTCT GAACTTGAAAGATCTTTGCCTGGAAGGATCTCTGGCGCCCGAGCTCAGAAGATTGACTCACATAAAGTCTAT TATTTTGCGCAACAACTCTTTCAGTGGAATTATTCCTGAAGGATTTGGAGAGCTGAAGGAACTGGAGGTGTTGGATTTGGGCTACAATAACTTTAGTGGACCGCTTCCATCTGATCTTGGCATTAATGAGTCACTGACAATCCT TTTACTGGACAACAATGAAATTCTTGGTGGCCTATCTCCTGAAATATATGAACTTCAAATGATATCTGAATCCCAAGTAGATGAAGCACTTCTGTCTAGCGCTGCTAAAAAGGGATTGTCTTGCGGCAAAAGATTCATAACTTG GAATGATGTCCAAAATGAAGTTGTTGTTCGAAGGAGACTGCTGCAAGAGTCACCTATGGTCAATTTGAGTGGTACTGCCGGTGAATCTACGCCCTCTCCTGCACAATCTCCATCAGACACTTCTCCTCCACGTGCTTCTGTTGCCCCCCCAGATAGTGACACTAGCAATTTTCCTGCTCCAACTCCTCCTCTAGACCCACCTCCTTCACCGATTCTGAACCCCTCAAAATCAGAAAGGAGTTCTTCAAAGTCAGCAATACTGGGTGGAACTATTGGGGGCGCTGTATTGCTTCTCATTTTAATCATAGTCATATATCTCTATAGATGCAACAAGGTATCTACTGTCAGACCTTGGGCCACAGGATTGAGCGGACAGCTTCAGAAAGCATTTGTAACTG GTGTTCCTAAGCTTAAGAGATCTGAGCTTGAAGCAGCTTGTGAAGATTTCAGTAATGTAATTGGTTCTTCACCGATCGGTATGGTGTACAAAGGAACATTGTCCAGTGGAGTTGAAATATCTGTTGCCTCTGTTGAAGTAGCATCAGCCAAGGATTGGTCGAAGAATTTAGAAATGCAGTTTAGGAAGAAG ATTGACACTTTATCAAAAGTGAACCACAAGAATTTTGTCAACCTTATTGGGTATTGCGAGGAAGAGGAGACTTTCACTAGAATGATGGTGTTTGAATACGCTCCTAACGGAACTCTTTTTGAACATTTACATG TTAGAGAGTCAGAACACTTAAACTGGGGAATGCGTATGCGCATTGCAATGGGCATGGCTCACTGCCTAGAGTATATGCACCAGCTGAACCTGCCCATAGCTCACAACAACTTGAACTCTCCGGCTGTCCACCTCACCGAGGACTATGCAGCCAAATTGTCAGACTTAAGCTTCCGGAATGAGATATCTGCTTCTGAAATGAAAACAGCCGGCACAGAGCTTTCAGATACACCATCAGCAAGCCTAGAAAGTAATGTGTACAGCTTTGgtgtattattatttgaaatgatGACAGGAAGAATGCCATACACGGTGAACGATGGTTGTCTTGAAGACTGGGCTTCAGATTATTTGAGAGGGAATCAACCCCTTAAAAGATTTGTCGATCCAACTCTACGCACTTTTGATGTGGAGCAGCTGGAGAAATTCGGTGACTTGATAAAAGCTTGTGTCCTTCCCAACCTACAACTGAGACCATCAATGAGAGATGTCACTGCAAGACTCAGAGAGATTACTGGAATAACACAAGATGGAGCAATCCCCAAGCTTTCTCCTCTTTGGTGGGCGGAGCTTGAGATTTTGTCCGCAGATGCAGTCTAG
- the LOC123228358 gene encoding probable inactive receptor-like protein kinase At3g56050 isoform X3 has protein sequence MEWNWKLGGLQVLFIILVSRSLCLCWSLNDEGLALLRLRERVVSDPFDALKNWKSSDTENDPCSWFGVGCYEGKVVILNLKDLCLEGSLAPELRRLTHIKSIILRNNSFSGIIPEGFGELKELEVLDLGYNNFSGPLPSDLGINESLTILCSLLDNNEILGGLSPEIYELQMISESQVDEALLSSAAKKGLSCGKRFITWNDVQNEVVVRRRLLQESPMVNLSGTAGESTPSPAQSPSDTSPPRASVAPPDSDTSNFPAPTPPLDPPPSPILNPSKSERSSSKSAILGGTIGGAVLLLILIIVIYLYRCNKVSTVRPWATGLSGQLQKAFVTGVPKLKRSELEAACEDFSNVIGSSPIGMVYKGTLSSGVEISVASVEVASAKDWSKNLEMQFRKKIDTLSKVNHKNFVNLIGYCEEEETFTRMMVFEYAPNGTLFEHLHVRESEHLNWGMRMRIAMGMAHCLEYMHQLNLPIAHNNLNSPAVHLTEDYAAKLSDLSFRNEISASEMKTAGTELSDTPSASLESNVYSFGVLLFEMMTGRMPYTVNDGCLEDWASDYLRGNQPLKRFVDPTLRTFDVEQLEKFGDLIKACVLPNLQLRPSMRDVTARLREITGITQDGAIPKLSPLWWAELEILSADAV, from the exons ATGGAATGGAATTGGAAGCTTGGTGGATTACaagttttgtttattattttggtttctcgtagtttgtgtttgtgttgGTCGTTGAATGATGAAG GTTTGGCTTTGTTGAGATTAAGAGAAAGAGTTGTGAGTGATCCGTTTGATGCTTTAAAGAATTGGAAGAGTAGTGATACAGAGAATGATCCGTGTTCGTGGTTCGGCGTTGGGTGCTATGAAGGCAAAGTTGTCATTCT GAACTTGAAAGATCTTTGCCTGGAAGGATCTCTGGCGCCCGAGCTCAGAAGATTGACTCACATAAAGTCTAT TATTTTGCGCAACAACTCTTTCAGTGGAATTATTCCTGAAGGATTTGGAGAGCTGAAGGAACTGGAGGTGTTGGATTTGGGCTACAATAACTTTAGTGGACCGCTTCCATCTGATCTTGGCATTAATGAGTCACTGACAATCCT TTGCAGTTTACTGGACAACAATGAAATTCTTGGTGGCCTATCTCCTGAAATATATGAACTTCAAATGATATCTGAATCCCAAGTAGATGAAGCACTTCTGTCTAGCGCTGCTAAAAAGGGATTGTCTTGCGGCAAAAGATTCATAACTTG GAATGATGTCCAAAATGAAGTTGTTGTTCGAAGGAGACTGCTGCAAGAGTCACCTATGGTCAATTTGAGTGGTACTGCCGGTGAATCTACGCCCTCTCCTGCACAATCTCCATCAGACACTTCTCCTCCACGTGCTTCTGTTGCCCCCCCAGATAGTGACACTAGCAATTTTCCTGCTCCAACTCCTCCTCTAGACCCACCTCCTTCACCGATTCTGAACCCCTCAAAATCAGAAAGGAGTTCTTCAAAGTCAGCAATACTGGGTGGAACTATTGGGGGCGCTGTATTGCTTCTCATTTTAATCATAGTCATATATCTCTATAGATGCAACAAGGTATCTACTGTCAGACCTTGGGCCACAGGATTGAGCGGACAGCTTCAGAAAGCATTTGTAACTG GTGTTCCTAAGCTTAAGAGATCTGAGCTTGAAGCAGCTTGTGAAGATTTCAGTAATGTAATTGGTTCTTCACCGATCGGTATGGTGTACAAAGGAACATTGTCCAGTGGAGTTGAAATATCTGTTGCCTCTGTTGAAGTAGCATCAGCCAAGGATTGGTCGAAGAATTTAGAAATGCAGTTTAGGAAGAAG ATTGACACTTTATCAAAAGTGAACCACAAGAATTTTGTCAACCTTATTGGGTATTGCGAGGAAGAGGAGACTTTCACTAGAATGATGGTGTTTGAATACGCTCCTAACGGAACTCTTTTTGAACATTTACATG TTAGAGAGTCAGAACACTTAAACTGGGGAATGCGTATGCGCATTGCAATGGGCATGGCTCACTGCCTAGAGTATATGCACCAGCTGAACCTGCCCATAGCTCACAACAACTTGAACTCTCCGGCTGTCCACCTCACCGAGGACTATGCAGCCAAATTGTCAGACTTAAGCTTCCGGAATGAGATATCTGCTTCTGAAATGAAAACAGCCGGCACAGAGCTTTCAGATACACCATCAGCAAGCCTAGAAAGTAATGTGTACAGCTTTGgtgtattattatttgaaatgatGACAGGAAGAATGCCATACACGGTGAACGATGGTTGTCTTGAAGACTGGGCTTCAGATTATTTGAGAGGGAATCAACCCCTTAAAAGATTTGTCGATCCAACTCTACGCACTTTTGATGTGGAGCAGCTGGAGAAATTCGGTGACTTGATAAAAGCTTGTGTCCTTCCCAACCTACAACTGAGACCATCAATGAGAGATGTCACTGCAAGACTCAGAGAGATTACTGGAATAACACAAGATGGAGCAATCCCCAAGCTTTCTCCTCTTTGGTGGGCGGAGCTTGAGATTTTGTCCGCAGATGCAGTCTAG
- the LOC123228358 gene encoding probable inactive receptor-like protein kinase At3g56050 isoform X2: MEWNWKLGGLQVLFIILVSRSLCLCWSLNDEGLALLRLRERVVSDPFDALKNWKSSDTENDPCSWFGVGCYEGKVVILNLKDLCLEGSLAPELRRLTHIKSIILRNNSFSGIIPEGFGELKELEVLDLGYNNFSGPLPSDLGINESLTILLLDNNEILGGLSPEIYELQMISESQVDEALLSSAAKKGLSCGKRFITWNDVQNEVVVRRRLLQESPMVNLSGTAGESTPSPAQSPSDTSPPRASVAPPDSDTSNFPAPTPPLDPPPSPILNPSKSERSSSKSAILGGTIGGAVLLLILIIVIYLYRCNKVSTVRPWATGLSGQLQKAFVTGTYSFSGVPKLKRSELEAACEDFSNVIGSSPIGMVYKGTLSSGVEISVASVEVASAKDWSKNLEMQFRKKIDTLSKVNHKNFVNLIGYCEEEETFTRMMVFEYAPNGTLFEHLHVRESEHLNWGMRMRIAMGMAHCLEYMHQLNLPIAHNNLNSPAVHLTEDYAAKLSDLSFRNEISASEMKTAGTELSDTPSASLESNVYSFGVLLFEMMTGRMPYTVNDGCLEDWASDYLRGNQPLKRFVDPTLRTFDVEQLEKFGDLIKACVLPNLQLRPSMRDVTARLREITGITQDGAIPKLSPLWWAELEILSADAV, from the exons ATGGAATGGAATTGGAAGCTTGGTGGATTACaagttttgtttattattttggtttctcgtagtttgtgtttgtgttgGTCGTTGAATGATGAAG GTTTGGCTTTGTTGAGATTAAGAGAAAGAGTTGTGAGTGATCCGTTTGATGCTTTAAAGAATTGGAAGAGTAGTGATACAGAGAATGATCCGTGTTCGTGGTTCGGCGTTGGGTGCTATGAAGGCAAAGTTGTCATTCT GAACTTGAAAGATCTTTGCCTGGAAGGATCTCTGGCGCCCGAGCTCAGAAGATTGACTCACATAAAGTCTAT TATTTTGCGCAACAACTCTTTCAGTGGAATTATTCCTGAAGGATTTGGAGAGCTGAAGGAACTGGAGGTGTTGGATTTGGGCTACAATAACTTTAGTGGACCGCTTCCATCTGATCTTGGCATTAATGAGTCACTGACAATCCT TTTACTGGACAACAATGAAATTCTTGGTGGCCTATCTCCTGAAATATATGAACTTCAAATGATATCTGAATCCCAAGTAGATGAAGCACTTCTGTCTAGCGCTGCTAAAAAGGGATTGTCTTGCGGCAAAAGATTCATAACTTG GAATGATGTCCAAAATGAAGTTGTTGTTCGAAGGAGACTGCTGCAAGAGTCACCTATGGTCAATTTGAGTGGTACTGCCGGTGAATCTACGCCCTCTCCTGCACAATCTCCATCAGACACTTCTCCTCCACGTGCTTCTGTTGCCCCCCCAGATAGTGACACTAGCAATTTTCCTGCTCCAACTCCTCCTCTAGACCCACCTCCTTCACCGATTCTGAACCCCTCAAAATCAGAAAGGAGTTCTTCAAAGTCAGCAATACTGGGTGGAACTATTGGGGGCGCTGTATTGCTTCTCATTTTAATCATAGTCATATATCTCTATAGATGCAACAAGGTATCTACTGTCAGACCTTGGGCCACAGGATTGAGCGGACAGCTTCAGAAAGCATTTGTAACTGGTACCTATTCTTTCTCAG GTGTTCCTAAGCTTAAGAGATCTGAGCTTGAAGCAGCTTGTGAAGATTTCAGTAATGTAATTGGTTCTTCACCGATCGGTATGGTGTACAAAGGAACATTGTCCAGTGGAGTTGAAATATCTGTTGCCTCTGTTGAAGTAGCATCAGCCAAGGATTGGTCGAAGAATTTAGAAATGCAGTTTAGGAAGAAG ATTGACACTTTATCAAAAGTGAACCACAAGAATTTTGTCAACCTTATTGGGTATTGCGAGGAAGAGGAGACTTTCACTAGAATGATGGTGTTTGAATACGCTCCTAACGGAACTCTTTTTGAACATTTACATG TTAGAGAGTCAGAACACTTAAACTGGGGAATGCGTATGCGCATTGCAATGGGCATGGCTCACTGCCTAGAGTATATGCACCAGCTGAACCTGCCCATAGCTCACAACAACTTGAACTCTCCGGCTGTCCACCTCACCGAGGACTATGCAGCCAAATTGTCAGACTTAAGCTTCCGGAATGAGATATCTGCTTCTGAAATGAAAACAGCCGGCACAGAGCTTTCAGATACACCATCAGCAAGCCTAGAAAGTAATGTGTACAGCTTTGgtgtattattatttgaaatgatGACAGGAAGAATGCCATACACGGTGAACGATGGTTGTCTTGAAGACTGGGCTTCAGATTATTTGAGAGGGAATCAACCCCTTAAAAGATTTGTCGATCCAACTCTACGCACTTTTGATGTGGAGCAGCTGGAGAAATTCGGTGACTTGATAAAAGCTTGTGTCCTTCCCAACCTACAACTGAGACCATCAATGAGAGATGTCACTGCAAGACTCAGAGAGATTACTGGAATAACACAAGATGGAGCAATCCCCAAGCTTTCTCCTCTTTGGTGGGCGGAGCTTGAGATTTTGTCCGCAGATGCAGTCTAG
- the LOC123227325 gene encoding protein VAPYRIN-like, whose amino-acid sequence MLFFLYLYHVPGSSHILSVFLLYTFNFLKFLLTMEKLVAISEQEVLINFVLNTKCRANVRIISLCSTNSIAFKVQTSSPHKFLVNPPTGIVQPLSQTTLRIILKPQNQLPPTFPRSPSDRFLIKTALFKPTESLNSFFLTLPDGSTQNVKLKVAFVGPFLLKHAVSCGDISAVKDMLKRQKSIVAELPKQDSEYLFRVATKLPNSEDMVGLLLQTGFKIDTHANPNDTSEYLKGWSELHVAVAFDRTEEVLSLLKMKKYDSLDCKDKEGKTPLHLAVSKGNIRCAKMLLESGANKDARGKDGRTALYIAAAKGDRQMAKMLIEMGADPTITDDRGRSCFDIARDKGQVEVIEILERGEAVLTAARRGDLDLLESLLDKGANINYQDQYGLTAVHAAAIKGHKHVVLMLIEFGAALGYHDHEGHDPLHLAVEGGSSETVEVLLDNGANVNAESRSGATPLYMAQAMGFEAISQLLIKRGASASCSGVVSCK is encoded by the exons ATGCTCTTCTTCCTTTACCTCTATCACGTACCAGGTTCCAGCCATATTCTCTCTGTCTTCCTCTTATATAcattcaattttcttaaatttctctTAACAATGGAGAAACTAGTAGCCATTTCGGAGCAAGAAGTGCTTATAAACTTCGTTTTGAACACCAAATGCCGTGCTAACGTACGCATTATTTCACTCTGCTCCACCAATTCAATTGCCTTCAAGGTCCAAACCTCTTCTCCTCACAAGTTCCTTGTTAACCCACCCACTGGAATCGTTCAACCTTTATCTCAGACCACTCTCCGAATCATACTCAAACCTCAAAACCAACTTCCACCCACTTTCCCCCGCTCTCCCTCCGATCGTTTCCTCATCAAAACAGCTCTCTTCAAGCCCACCGAGTCGCTCAACTCTTTCTTCTTGACTCTCCCTGATGGATCGACTCAGAATGTTAAACTTAAGGTTGCCTTCGTCGGTCCCTTTCTTTTAAAGCATGCAGTCAGTTGTGGCGACATTAGCGCTGTGAAGGACATGCTCAAGCGGCAAAAGTCAATTGTGGCTGAGTTGCCGAAACAAGACTCTGAGTATCTCTTCCGAGTTGCAACCAAGCTGCCGAACTCGGAGGATATGGTTGGCTTGCTGCTCCAGACTGGATTTAAGATTGACACACATGCGAATCCAAATGACACGAGTGAGTACTTGAAGGGATGGAGTGAGCTACACGTAGCAGTGGCGTTTGATCGGACGGAGGAGGTTTTAAGCCTgctaaaaatgaagaaatatgaTTCGTTAGATTGTAAGGACAAAGAGGGGAAGACGCCGTTACATTTGGCGGTGAGCAAGGGAAATATCAGGTGTGCTAAGATGTTGCTTGAATCCGGTGCAAACAAGGATGCGAGGGGTAAAGATGGTAGGACGGCGTTATATATTGCAGCAGCGAAAGGTGACCGTCAGATGGCGAAAATGCTTATTGAAATGGGTGCAGACCCCACAATCACGGATGATCGTGGCCGTTCGTGTTTCGACATTGCTCGTGATAAGGGACAG GTTGAAGTAATAGAGATTTTGGAACGGGGAGAAGCGGTGTTAACGGCGGCGAGACGAGGGGATTTGGATTTACTTGAATCATTACTAGATAAAGGAGCCAATATAAATTACCAAGATCAGTACGGGTTGACAGCTGTCCACGCGGCAGCCATCAAAGGCCACAAACATGTAGTGCTGATGCTGATTGAATTCGGGGCGGCTTTGGGGTACCACGACCATGAGGGCCATGATCCGCTGCATCTCGCCGTCGAGGGTGGCAGTTCGGAGACGGTTGAGGTGTTGCTTGACAATGGGGCTAATGTTAATGCTGAAAGCAGAAGCGGCGCCACCCCTCTTTACATGGCTCAAGCTATGGGCTTTGAAGCTATCTCGCAGCTGCTCATTAAAAGAGGAGCATCTGCCTCTTGCTCCGGCGTCGTTTCCTGTAAATAA